The following are encoded in a window of Centroberyx gerrardi isolate f3 chromosome 1, fCenGer3.hap1.cur.20231027, whole genome shotgun sequence genomic DNA:
- the ccnd1 gene encoding G1/S-specific cyclin-D1: MEDQLLCCEVDSIRRAYQDVNLLNDRVLQTMLKAEENYLPSPNYFKCVQKEIVPKMRKIVATWMLEVCEEQKCEEEVFPLAMNYLDRFLSVEATRKTRLQLLGATCMFLASKMKETVPLTAEKLCIYTDNSVRPGELLQMELLVLNKLKWDLASVTPHDFIEHFLSKLKIHPSTKQILRKHAQTFVALCATDVNFIASPPSMVAAGSVVAAVQGLYLKSQDSSLSSQNLTNFLSQVIRSDPDCLRSCQEQIESLLESSLRQAQQHSGTTETKRLDEDVDLSCTPTDVRDINI; encoded by the exons ATGGAGGACCAGCTGCTGTGCTGCGAAGTGGACTCTATCAGGAGAGCCTATCAGGACGTCAACCTGCTCAACGACCGAGTCCTACAAACCATGCTGAAGGCAGAGGAAAACTACCTACCGTCCCCGAACTACTTCAAGTGTGTCCAGAAAGAAATTGTACCCAAAATGAGGAAAATAGTCGCCACCTGGATGTTAGAG GTCTGCGAGGAACAGAAATGTGAGGAGGAGGTTTTTCCGCTGGCTATGAACTATTTGGATAGATTTTTATCGGTGGAGGCAACCAGGAAAACAAGACTACAGCTGCTGGGAGCAACTTGTATGTTTCTGGCATCCAAGATGAAGGAGACTGTGCCCTTAACGGCGGAGAAACTCTGTATCTACACAGACAACTCGGTCCGGCCTGGAGAGCTGCTG CAAATGGAGCTGCTGGTTCTCAACAAGCTGAAGTGGGATCTGGCTTCAGTCACACCTCACGACTTCATCGAGCACTTCCTGTCCAAGCTGAAGATCCACCCGTCCACCAAGCAGATCCTCAGGAAACACGCCCAGACCTTCGTGGCCCTCTGTGCTACAG ATGTCAACTTCATCGCCAGTCCTCCGTCCATGGTGGCGGCGGGCAGCGTGGTGGCGGCTGTGCAAGGTCTCTACCTGAAGAGCCAAGATAGCTCCCTGTCCTCCCAGAACCTCACCAACTTCCTGTCGCAGGTCATCCGCAGTGATCCG GACTGCCTGCGATCATGCCAGGAGCAGATAGAGTCTCTGCTGGAGTCCAGTCTGCGTCAGGCTCAACAGCACAGCGGCACTACGGAAACCAAACGCCTGGACGAGGACGTCGACCTGTCCTGCACCCCCACAGACGTCAGAGACATCaacatctga